The following are from one region of the Nicotiana tabacum cultivar K326 chromosome 3, ASM71507v2, whole genome shotgun sequence genome:
- the LOC107821203 gene encoding lipid phosphate phosphatase epsilon 2, chloroplastic-like yields the protein MSAATNLVYRPILVTQRQFPRLNRFSTFKLDFSRKFLSRTSISHSTRYPLPPMMDSVKNQGAAGDEGVTLGGLEQEALSMNIGSGGIEAALNSLSKWLIAAVFGIIFFWKHDMEAVWATSGGIINICLSIVLKRILNQERPVSTLRSDPGMPSSHAHYIFYTLTFCIHSMIQYFGLNGITAVVSAFILVMGSYFSWLRVSQQLHTLNQVAVGAVIGFCFSIFWL from the exons ATGTCTGCTGCTACTAACCTTGTATATCGACCTATACTAGTTACCCAACGTCAATTTCCCAGACTCAATAGATTTTCCACTTTCAAATTGGATTTCTCACGCAAATTCTTATCTCGAACATCCATTTCTCATTCTACAAGGTACCCACTTCCCCCTATGATGGATTCAGTCAAGAACCAAGGCGCTGCCGGTGATGAAGGTGTTACTCTTGGTGGTTTAGAACAAGAAGCTCTGTCCATGAATATTGGTTCGGGTGGAATAGAAGCTGCTCTCAATAGCCTG AGTAAGTGGCTGATTGCTGCAGTTTTCGGTATTATCTTCTTTTGGAAGCATGACATGGAAGCAGTATGGGCTACTTCAGGTGGAATTATCAATATTTGTCTCTCAATTGTACTGAAGAGGATACTTAACCAAGAACGCCCTGTTTCAACATTAAGATCAGACCCTGGAATGCCTTCTTCACATGCCCACTACATCTTCTACACACTCACATTCTGTATCCACTCAA TGATTCAATATTTCGGATTGAATGGAATAACTGCAGTTGTTAGTGCGTTTATCTTAGTAATGGGCTCGTACTTT TCGTGGCTACGAGTTTCACAACAACTTCACACATTAAACCAAGTAGCAGTGGGTGCTGTAATAGGATTCTGTTTTTCCATTTTCTGGCTCTAG
- the LOC107821202 gene encoding galactinol synthase 2 produces the protein MAPNVVGLATKATGLAKAASLSSRAYVTFLAGNGDYVKGVVGLAKGLRKAKSAYPLVVAILPDVPEEHRRILINQGCIVREIEPVYPPENQTQFAMAYYVINYSKLRIWEFVEYSKMIYLDGDIQVFDNIDHLFDLPDGYFYGVMDCFCEKTWSHTPQYKVGYCQQCPDEVQWTEDLGPKPPLYFNAGMFVFEPSLSTYDDLLTTLKVTPPTPFAEQDLLNMFFRDVYKPIPNNYNLVLAMLWRHPENVELEKVKVVHYCAAGSKPWRYTGEEENMDREDIKMLVKKWWDIYNDESLDYKNANVTAVDAEADKFKAALTKAGVVHYITAPSAA, from the exons atggCTCCTAATGTTGTTGGTCTAGCAACCAAGGCTACTGGTTTGGCTAAGGCGGCAAGTTTGTCAAGCCGTGCCTATGTGACGTTCTTGGCAGGTAACGGTGACTACGTGAAAGGCGTGGTCGGTTTGGCTAAAGGATTGAGAAAGGCAAAATCTGCTTATCCGCTTGTTGTGGCTATTTTGCCTGATGTCCCAGAGGAACATCGACGTATACTCATAAACCAAGGTTGTATAGTCCGAGAGATCGAGCCAGTTTATCCTCCAGAGAACCAAACTCAGTTTGCTATGGCTTATTATGTCATCAACTACTCCAAACTCCGTATTTGGGAG TTTGTGGAGTATAGCAAGATGATATACTTGGATGGAGATATCCAGGTGTTTGATAACATAGACCACCTCTTTGACTTGCCAGATGGCTATTTCTATGGGGTGATGGATTGTTTCTGTGAGAAAACTTGGAGTCACACCCCACAGTACAAGGTTGGGTACTGCCAACAGTGCCCAGATGAGGTCCAGTGGACTGAAGATTTGGGTCCCAAGCCACCACTTTATTTTAATGCTGGCATGTTTGTCTTTGAGCCAAGTCTATCCACTTACGATGATCTCCTGACCACCCTCAAAGTTACCCCTCCTACTCCTTTTGCCGAGCAG GATTTGTTGAACATGTTCTTCAGAGATGTATACAAGCCAATTCCAAACAATTACAACTTGGTGTTAGCTATGTTGTGGCGTCACCCAGAGAATGTGGAACTTGAGAAGGTGAAAGTTGTTCACTATTGTGCGGCGGGGTCAAAGCCGTGGAGGTACACTGGCGAGGAAGAGAACATGGACAGAGAAGACATTAAGATGCTGGTGAAGAAATGGTGGGATATATACAATGATGAGTCATTGGATTACAAGAATGCTAATGTTACTGCAGTGGATGCTGAAGCTGACAAATTTAAGGCAGCGCTTACTAAGGCGGGTGTTGTGCACTATATAACTGCCCCATCGGCCGCTTAG